A window of Cytobacillus sp. FSL H8-0458 genomic DNA:
TTCTTCGAGAGCATAAAGTGTTTTTACGGTCGGGATTGTTAACGCAATGACAATCAAGATAGGAATCCCGGTCCAGATAATTTCAAGGAGTGTGCTTCCATGTTCCTCAGGCGGTTCATAATCCTTATTTTCTGGTTTCTCACGATATTTCCAGACGATGTAGCCGAATAATCCAAATACGACTACTACAACAAGAAGCATCCAGATCAGGGACCAGTTAATTAATTCGGTAATGCTTCTTGCAACAGGCCCCTGCGGTTCAAACACAACCATATTGCAGCCGCTGAGAATAAGCATCGGCAATATAGCTGTTAAAGAGAGCAGCATTTTCTTCATCTGATGTTTCATCTCCTTTAAACAAAAACTATTGTTAAATAATTCACAAATAATGTGCGTATTTTCACAAAGATGCAAAAAAAATATATAGCTGGAAAACTTGCACACCCTTGAAACACTTATTTAACTTAGTTATCACTGTGTAAATGATATTAACATAAGCAATTGTGAAAAGTTGTGACAAAACTTAGAAGGAAATTAATGTAAACCTCTGGTACAGCAATTCATTTTCTGCAAATAGCATTACAACAACGTTTTAATACCATAATCAATTTTTGAACAACTTTTGAACATTATTTTTAGTCAGTTTTTTCCAAGGAATTTTTATAATAATAAAGGAAAAAATATAAAAAATTTAGAATCGTGGTGCAGCATGAGGAACTTTCGCAGCCTGAAAATCAATAAAAACCGCAAACACAATAATAATACGGATCAATCTATTCAGCAGCCGCTATCTTTTGTGAACAAATTTGAAGAAACCCAGGATTTCAGGGAATGGAATATTCAAGTTAATGACCAAAAAATCAGGATATTTTACCTTGAATCTGTTGTATCAAAAGAAAAATTTTATGAGCTTGTATTTGTGCCCCTATCCAACTTAAAGGGGGAACATATTGAAGAGTTTTTGATTTCTCTCAACGGCCAGGAGACAAAAAATGAAGAAGAAATCATCAACTCTTTGTTAAAAGGCAGCTTTGCGGTCTGTCTTCCTGAATCACAGAAAATTTACTTGGCAAGCTTTCCAAAAGAGCTGGAAAGAACGATCCAGGAGCCTGTAAATGAAGTTGTAGTTAGAGGTTCGCATGATGGCTTTATAGAAAACCTGCAGACTAATATATTTCTGATCCGCAACCGCATCGAAAGTCCGGATTTAACTGTCAGGTATATGAATATTGGGACAAAGTCAAAAACGAAAATCTCGTTATTATATCTGAAAGGAATTGCAAATGAGGAAATTGTCAAAGAGATTGAGAGAAGACTTTCATTTATTAAAGCTGATATGATTATCAGTCCCGGTTATATTGAAGAGTTTATTGAGGATAATTCATTCAGTATATTCCCTCAAATCCTTAATACAGAACGTCCGGATCGTGTAATGGCAAATTTAACGGAAGGCAGGATTATCTTAATGGCTGAAGGCAGTCCTACTGCTTTAATTATGCCTGTAACGTTTGTTACTTTCTATCAGTCACCTGATGATTACAATAGCAGATGGATACCGGCAACATTTATCCGTGTTCTCCGGTTTGTGAGTTTTATCATAGCTATTACACTTCCGGGGATTTATATCGCCATTAATGCCTTCCATCTTGAAGTAATTCCCCATGAATTAGTGATTCCATTGAAAAATTCAGTTGAGGGAATACCGTATCCTCCATTATTGGAAGCGTTCATGATGGAATTGACCATTGAATTAATTCGTGAAGCCGGGATACGCCTTCCCAGGCCAATTGGGCAAACAATTGGTATAGTAGGTGGACTTGTCATTGGTGATGCGGTTGTCAATGCAGGGCTCATTTCCAATATTATGATTGTTGTGGTTGCTGTAACTGCAGTATCTTCCTTTGTGGTACCGTCAAATGAAATGAGCACAACCGTCCGGCTTCTTCGTTTTCCTCTAATGATCCTTGCTTCCATAATGGGCTTTGTCGGTTTAATGTTTGGAATCATCTTTATATTAATTGCACTTTGCAGACTGGAGTCTTTTGGCGTTCCGTATTTTGCCCCATTTGCACCATTTCGTCTAAATGAATTAAAAGACGCATTTATCAGAATTCCGCTTTGGATGATGAATAAACGCCCGGTAAGCTCTGGTGCCATTGATCTATTAAGGCAAAAAGATTCAAGAGGGTGGAAGAAGCATGAAGAATAAAGAATCAATCAATCTTCCTCAGTTCTTTTTTATCATCATTCAAACACAAATTGGAGTAGGCGTTTTATCTCTTCCCTACACAATGTATAAGGCTTCAAAGACAGACGGATGGATATCTTTAATGATTGCAGGGGTCTTTGTTCAGCTCATTCTGACAATGTACTATTTCCTGCTGAAAAAGTTCAATGGAAGTAATATTTTTGACATCGCTCAAGTAACAGCAGGAAAGATAATCGGAAAATTTCTTATATGCTTATATCTCTTTTATTTCTTATTGGTTGGAATAATGATCCTTTCGCTCTTTAACAAAATTATTGCCACATGGATACTGCCCAGAACGCCAAGCTGGGCAATTGGAGGCATGTTTTCATTTTTGGCCGCCGCCCTTTGCAGGGAGGGAATACGAGTCATTGGCCGGTTTTATACATTGGTCACACCCTTACTGCTGCTGCTGGTATTTTTGATCACATATACGTTAAAGGATGCAAATATATACTTTCTTTTTCCTATTGGAAAAGAAGGCATTAAGGATATTCTACTGGGTAGCAAGGAAGCTGTTATTGCTATGCTTGGCTTTGAGATGATTCTGGTTATTTATTCATTGGCAAATGGTGAACACAAGCGGAAGTACCTTATTATAACCGGTGCCAATGCGCTCATTACTTTACTTTACACATATCTGATCATTATCAACTTTATTTATTACAGTCCTGAAGAGATTGCGGTCGTACCTGAACCAATGTTATTTATCTTAAAGTCCTATTCGTTTAAAATCATCGAACGAACGGATTTATTCTTTTTGTCCATTTGGATTATTTCCGTGTTCACTTCTTTTGTGAGTTATCTTTATATGTCTGCAAAAAGTGCAAAAAAACTGATCCCCAAGGGGAAAAACCGCTTCTACGTTAATCTCTTTGCAGCTGTAATTTTTCTTGTTGCCAGTGGGATCAAGCCAATTACCGGCTTAACGGACAAGTTATCCCAACTGATGTCATATATCAGTTTACTTTTTATCATTATGATCCCTTTCCTTTTGCTGGTCTTTTCTTATGTATTCAAGAGAAAACAAAAAGGGGGCAGCAGCCGCTTTGACTACCATTAAAAGAATTCTTCCTGTCCTGATGATCAGCCTCTTCCTGACCGGCTGCTGGGACCAAAATTTATTAAAGGAAGTCAGGCTTTATATGAGTGCAAGCTTTGATCTTGAACCTGATGGCAGAATTCGTGATGGCGTTACATCACCAATTCTGGGTACAAGCCCGGATACACCATCAAAAGCCCGGTCAGAATTTCATTCAGCTGCGGGGAATACTCCAAGGGAAGCAAGAGTAAATATTGACAAAAAAGTATCCAAAAAGTTTGATGCTTCCAAATTAAGAGTAATGGTCATTGGGAGTGAACTGGCAAAGCAGGATATATATCCGGTTCTTGACGTTTTTTATCGAGATCCCAAAAGCTCCTTAAGTGCAAAAATCGCTATTGCTGAAGGAAGAGGCGATGAAATCATTAAGAGCAGGCTGCAGGAGGAAGAGAAGGTTAGTGATTATTTATATAACTTGATAGCAAGTGCAGAAATAGTATCATTTATTACAGAAGAAAATATCCAATCCATTTGCGCTGAGCTTTTTGATCCCGGAGAAGACTTCCTCTTGCCATATCTCGGCCTGACTACGGACAATGAAGTGGAGATCAAAGGCCTTGCCATGTTCAACGACAGGGCCTTTACCGGTGAAAATCTTAACGAATATGAGTCAAAAATGTTTATCCTGATGGATGATCAATTAGGAAAAAGTATGAGATTTACAAAAAAAGTGTCAAATAAAGAAGATAAAAGTCATTTAAACTTTATTTCATTCGATGTAATTAAGTCTTCAAGAAAATTAAAGCTTCAAACCAGCAACAATTCAATACAGGGTGCGGATATAAAAGTAAAATTGAAAATTAGTATTTCAGAGTTTCCTCAGGACAAGCTGGATAAGCAAGATAAAATTAAAAAATTGAATAAAAAATTATCTCGAGAACTGACCAAGGATGCAGAAAGGGCAATAAAAAAAATGCAGGCGGCAAATTGTGATGGTTTAGGCATCGGCAGAAGACTCATCGCCATGCACCCTTCCGTATGGGGATCAATACAATGGAAGGGCGATGTATACCCGAATCTGCCAATAAACGTAAAAGTTACTGTTGATATAGCCGGAAACGGCATTATCAACTAAGCTGAAAAAAATAACTATAAAGAGCCAGCAATGGCTCTTTCTTATTAATTGAAAAATACAGAATAGTACAGTAACATGAAGTAAAAATAATTATAGATAGAGACAGGGTGAGGACATGATTGATTTAAGAAGCGATACAGTCACAAAGCCGACTGAAGCTATGAGAAAAGCGGCTTATGAAGCGGAAGTTGGAGATGATGTTTATGGAGAGGATCCTTCAATAAATCAACTGGAGGAGACAGCTGCTAAAGTGCTGGGTAAGGAAGCAGCTCTTTTTGTAACAAGCGGAACACAGGGAAACCAGATCGCCATTTTAACACATTGCCGTCCAGGCAATGAAATTATTCTCGAGGCAGAAAGCCATATTTTTTATTATGAAAGCGGAGCTTCTTCTGCCTTTGCCGGTGTTCAGACAAGAACGATAAGCGGGACTAGAGGGGCAATGAATCCCTCTGATGTGGAATATGCCATTAGGGGAGAGGATCAGCATTTTCCTGAAACAGGCTTGGTTTGCCTTGAAAACACGCATAATAGAGCCGGCGGTGCCGTTATACCCATTGATAATATGAAAGAAATTCATAATATTGCAAAAGCAAATAACGTTCCTGTACATATAGATGGAGCAAGATTATTCAATGCCGCAGCAGCACTGAATCTCCCGGCTTCCGAATTAGCAAAGCATTGCGATACTGTCCAGGTATGCCTATCCAAAGGGCTTGGTGCTCCTGTCGGATCAATACTGGCAGGAAACAGAGATTTTATAACAGCCGCCAGAAAATGGCGCAAAAGACTCGGCGGGGGGCTCCGTCAGGCTGGCATCATAGCTGCTCCCGGTCTTATTGCTTTAACTCAAATGAGAGAACGCCTGGCAGAGGACCATGAAAATGCCCAATATCTTGCACAGCAGCTGGGCCAAATCAAAGGCATTGAAATTGTAAATCAAGTGGATACGAATATCCTTGTGGCAGATGTGAAAAATCTAAAGATGAATTCATCGGAATTTGTTGAAAAACTAAAAGCTGAAGGAGTTCTTTCAGGAACTTTCGGACCTAGTTATGTGCGTTTTGTTACGCACTATGATGTGAACAGAAACCAGCTTGAACAGGCCATTACAGCGATTCAAAAAACAGCTGATCAACTTATATAATCAGATAAAAAACGCATGCCATCTTCCGGCATGCGTTTTTTATATTTAGAAATATCTCTGCAGCGGTGCAGCAGTATAGTGCTGGGAATGAAAGTGACTCGGATGCCAAATGCTGTGATAGGGATATCCTTGTTGAATAGGCTGGCACCAGGGACCATACTGCTTCTGGGAATATCCGTAATAATGGGCACCATTCATTCCGGTAATAATATATTGCCTCAAAGAAATTCCTCCTTCTCATCACTTATAAATAAACTATGCAGATCCCTTTAAAGCGGCCTCTAAATGACTGCTTAATTTTTCCACCTATACTTTCCCTCTTACTCCGTATGATAAAAAAGTAAAACTAACAGTTTTTAAAGGAGAATAAGACCATGTTATTAAAGAGAAATTTTCTTCTCGGTATTTTCCTGATCCTAATACTTGCTGCATGTAATAATACTCAGCAGGGCATGGAATCAAGAAAGTTAACAGGAGATGACATGGAGGAAATTAGCAATGCCAATAATGTGAATGTGGACAGGGAAAGACGGGGAACAGCTCCGCTTGAATTACAAAAAGTAAATAATGGGTACCTCACTATTGATCCCAACTCTTACAGCATGCAACACCCAGCCAGGAATTCCCTCATAGCCAATTAGCTGATGATGGCGGCTTGCCATTATACCAATTTGGAAAGAGTCAGCAGCAAAATCAGGGAATGGAAGGCGGACAGGGTGAAGGGCGACAATTTGCTCAGCCGTTTGGCCAAAAGGGCCAGCAGCCGCAAGCACCTGCAGAAAACCCTCCACAGGAAGGAACAGGACAGGCGCCTCAAGGTGAACAGACACCAGCTGCACAAAATGATGAAATAAACAACTTTGAATCAAATGTAATTGAATTAACAAATGCAGAAAGAAAGAAAAATGGCCTTAATGCTTTAAAATCAGATAAACCATTAAGTGATGTGGCACAGGCGAAATCTAATGATATACAGCAGAAAAATTATTTTTCCCATACAAGTCCAACTTATGGTTCGCCTTTTGACATGATGAGGGATTTTGGGGTCAATTACAGTACGGCAGGCGAAAATATCGCCATGGGACAGCAGACCCCTGAACAAGTGGTTCAAGCATGGATGGAAAGTGAAGGACATCGGAAAAATATATTAAACGGCACCTTCACGCATATTGGTGTAGGATATACCGATGATGGACCTTACTGGACACAAATGTTTATTGCAAAATAAGGAAATCGGCGCATTAGCCGATTTCCTTTTTGTTGATTAAAGGTTCAAGCTGAGTTT
This region includes:
- a CDS encoding spore germination protein; the protein is MRNFRSLKINKNRKHNNNTDQSIQQPLSFVNKFEETQDFREWNIQVNDQKIRIFYLESVVSKEKFYELVFVPLSNLKGEHIEEFLISLNGQETKNEEEIINSLLKGSFAVCLPESQKIYLASFPKELERTIQEPVNEVVVRGSHDGFIENLQTNIFLIRNRIESPDLTVRYMNIGTKSKTKISLLYLKGIANEEIVKEIERRLSFIKADMIISPGYIEEFIEDNSFSIFPQILNTERPDRVMANLTEGRIILMAEGSPTALIMPVTFVTFYQSPDDYNSRWIPATFIRVLRFVSFIIAITLPGIYIAINAFHLEVIPHELVIPLKNSVEGIPYPPLLEAFMMELTIELIREAGIRLPRPIGQTIGIVGGLVIGDAVVNAGLISNIMIVVVAVTAVSSFVVPSNEMSTTVRLLRFPLMILASIMGFVGLMFGIIFILIALCRLESFGVPYFAPFAPFRLNELKDAFIRIPLWMMNKRPVSSGAIDLLRQKDSRGWKKHEE
- a CDS encoding GerAB/ArcD/ProY family transporter, giving the protein MKNKESINLPQFFFIIIQTQIGVGVLSLPYTMYKASKTDGWISLMIAGVFVQLILTMYYFLLKKFNGSNIFDIAQVTAGKIIGKFLICLYLFYFLLVGIMILSLFNKIIATWILPRTPSWAIGGMFSFLAAALCREGIRVIGRFYTLVTPLLLLLVFLITYTLKDANIYFLFPIGKEGIKDILLGSKEAVIAMLGFEMILVIYSLANGEHKRKYLIITGANALITLLYTYLIIINFIYYSPEEIAVVPEPMLFILKSYSFKIIERTDLFFLSIWIISVFTSFVSYLYMSAKSAKKLIPKGKNRFYVNLFAAVIFLVASGIKPITGLTDKLSQLMSYISLLFIIMIPFLLLVFSYVFKRKQKGGSSRFDYH
- a CDS encoding Ger(x)C family spore germination protein, with protein sequence MTTIKRILPVLMISLFLTGCWDQNLLKEVRLYMSASFDLEPDGRIRDGVTSPILGTSPDTPSKARSEFHSAAGNTPREARVNIDKKVSKKFDASKLRVMVIGSELAKQDIYPVLDVFYRDPKSSLSAKIAIAEGRGDEIIKSRLQEEEKVSDYLYNLIASAEIVSFITEENIQSICAELFDPGEDFLLPYLGLTTDNEVEIKGLAMFNDRAFTGENLNEYESKMFILMDDQLGKSMRFTKKVSNKEDKSHLNFISFDVIKSSRKLKLQTSNNSIQGADIKVKLKISISEFPQDKLDKQDKIKKLNKKLSRELTKDAERAIKKMQAANCDGLGIGRRLIAMHPSVWGSIQWKGDVYPNLPINVKVTVDIAGNGIIN
- the ltaE gene encoding low-specificity L-threonine aldolase; translated protein: MIDLRSDTVTKPTEAMRKAAYEAEVGDDVYGEDPSINQLEETAAKVLGKEAALFVTSGTQGNQIAILTHCRPGNEIILEAESHIFYYESGASSAFAGVQTRTISGTRGAMNPSDVEYAIRGEDQHFPETGLVCLENTHNRAGGAVIPIDNMKEIHNIAKANNVPVHIDGARLFNAAAALNLPASELAKHCDTVQVCLSKGLGAPVGSILAGNRDFITAARKWRKRLGGGLRQAGIIAAPGLIALTQMRERLAEDHENAQYLAQQLGQIKGIEIVNQVDTNILVADVKNLKMNSSEFVEKLKAEGVLSGTFGPSYVRFVTHYDVNRNQLEQAITAIQKTADQLI